The segment TATAAGTTCATCTTCTTTTTCAAATCTAAAAGGATTTTTTTCTTTTCATTATAATAGGAATAGTTACCTAAAAATTCTTTTACGCCGTTTTCTTCAAGCTCATATATCTTATGTACAACTTTATTTAAGAAATATCTGTCATGAGATATAAGAAGAACAGTACCATCATAGTTTAGTAAAGCCTCTTCTAGAGCTTCTCTAGACATTATATCTAAATGATTTGTTGGCTCATCTAAAAGAAGAAAATTTGATTTTGATAGCATTAATTTTAATAGGTTAATTTTGCATTTTTCTCCCCCACTTAAAAGAGAGATTTTCTTAAATACATCTTCTCCAGTAAAAAGAAAGGCAGCTAAAAAGTTTCTTATTTCTGTTTGGGTTAATTCAGGAAATTCATCCCAAACTTCATCAATTATAGCTTTATGAAGGTTTAAATTAGCTTGCTCTTGATCATAGTAGCCAACATATACATTCTTACCTAATACTTTAACACCGGTATCTTTTTTTATTTTATCCATAATTATTTTAAATAAAGTGGTTTTTCCTCGACCGTTTTCTCCAATAAGGGCAGTGATTTCTCCTCTTTTTATTTCTAAATTTAAGTTTTTAAACAATAGTTTTTCTCCAAAGGATTTACTTAAATTTTCAATATGTAAGACATCATTTCCACTTTTTATGCTAGTTTTAAAGTCTATCCTAGCTGAAGGGCCATCTGTATCAGGTTTTTCTAATCGCTGCACCTTATCTAGGGATTTTTGTCTGCTTTCAGCAGCTCTTACGCTTTTTTCCCTATTAAAGGATTTATATTTTTTTATAATTTCTTCTTGTCTTTTTATTTCTTGATTTTGTATGTTGTAAGCTTTAAGCTTAATTTCTATGTCTTTTTTTCTAAGGTCAATAAATTGCGAATAATTACCACTATAAATATTCATATGGCCATTTATAAGCTCAAAGGTTTTGTTTGTAACAGAATCTAAGAAATATCTATCGTGAGAGATTATAAGAATTGAGCCTTTATAGTCTTTTAAGTAGTCTTCAAGCCATTCAATAGCATCTAAATCTAAGTGATTAGTTGGCTCATCTAATAATAAAATATTTGGTCTTGTAAGAAGAAGTTTGCAAAGAGCAACTCTTGTTTTTTGACCACCACTAAGTATGTTTATGGTTTTATTAAAATCATTTTCATTAAAACCTAGACCCGTTAAAACCCTATGAATTTCTCCTTTATAGGTGTACCCACCTCTGTTATTGTAGATTTCAGTTAGATTTGTATATTCTCTTATTACTTTTTCTTGATAGTTAGGTTTTTTTTCGTCATAGGGTTCAGCCATTTTAACTTCTAATTCTTTTAATTTTATTTCAATGTCAATTAGATTTTGAAATACTAAAAGCATTTCACCAAATATAGTAAGGTCAGATTCTAAGGACAAGTGCTGAGAAAGATAACCTATTTTTTTACTTTTATCTAAAAAAAGATCTCCACTGTCATAGTCTAAATTTCCTGTTAGTATTTTAAATAAAGTGGATTTACCAGCACCATTTATTCCTATTAAACCAACTTTATCTCCATCATTTATGTTGAAGGTTACTTTATTTAAAATAACCTCTATTCCATAACTTTTGTGCAAATCTTTACAGCTTAAAACAATCATATGATCACCCTTTAAAATATTTTAGTATGTTTTATTTTTATAAAAGTTGCAAATTATTTTATTTATGGTATATTTAAAAAGGATTTGCAAGTATTATAAACATAAAAATGCATACCCTAAACAATTATACCAAAAATAATTATAATATAAAATGAATATCTATAATTATTAAACTGTTCATATTAAAATGTAAACAGTTTATTTTGGTTATAATAATAGACAAGGTCTATAGAATTTATTGTTAATTTTTAAAGGTTTTTATTATTTTTTTCTTTGCTATATTGTAAATAGCTATAAAAAAATATTATAATATATATTGAGTAAAAGTGTGTGAAAAATTTATAGTGTGTAGTGTTATTTAATTTTAAATTATACCCAGTATCTGCTGTTTAATAAAGAATAAGTAATATTTTTATTAAATGAAAATTATGGTTTTTGTATAAGTTTTAAAATAGATGTAAAAACTTTAATTATAGTGGATTATTTTAGTGATGTAGCAAGGAGGTGCAGAAATGGATAAAAAAGAAGCATATCTATGGCTGTAATAAAAAGATTGCCTAAGTATCATAGATATTTAAGAGAGCTTATAGAAATAGAAGTAGATAGGATATCATCAAAAGAGCTAAGCGAAAAAATTGGTTTTACTGCGTCACAAATTAGACAGGATCTAAATAATTTTGGAGATTTTGGTCAACAAGGTTATGGATATAATGTTAAAGAACTTTATAAAGAAATAAGTGGAATACTTGGTTTGAATAAAGTATATAGCATTATTGTTGTTGGTGCTGGAAATATAGGTCAAGCCATAGCTAACTATTCTTATTTCAATAAAATTGGTTTTAGTTTAAGAGGGATTTTTGATAGAAATCCTAAACTTATAGGCTTAAAGATTAATGATGTAGAGGTTTTTGACATAGACTTTTTAGAAGAGTTTTTGGAGAAAAACAGTATAGATATAGGTGTGATTTGCGTGCCTAAGGAAAGTGCACAAGGGGTTTGTGATGTACTAGTAGCAAATAAAGTTAAGGGAATTTGGAATTTTGCTCCTGTAGATTTACAAATAAAAGATCAAGAGGACACCGTTTTAGAAAATGTTCATTTAAGTGAAAGTTTACTTACACTTACATGTCTCATGAATGATGCTGGAATATAAAGGCATTTTAAAGATAGTTGGAGTTTTTTCAACTATCTTTTTTGTTTTTTAAATATAAAATCAATATAAGTAAATAAATTCAAATTTTATAAAATAAATAAAATTAATATTATTTATAATACCTATAATGTTTTACAATTAGACAAATTTTGCTTATAATTCTTTCTGGAAACACAAAAATGTAAATTTGTATGAAATGGGGATGATTTTAAGGAGGAAATATTAAAGGAGAATATTACAGAAAACTATCAGGGGAAGATTCTGTAAAGAAAATGAAAGAAGATAGCCATCCTAAGAAATTATTACAAAAAGGTCTAAAAGAGCTATGCATGGATGGAGATTTGAGTAAGATAAAGGTTAATTTCATACTTGGTGGAATTGATCAGTGGAATAGGACTTTTGGAGAGTACGTACAGCAAATGTACAAGAAAAGTTTAGGTATTGAAGTAAAACCAGAATTTGTTGAATGGCCAGTATTCTTAAATAGAATAGATAATGGAAAATATGACGTTGCAACTATGTACTGGACAAGTGACTATAATGATCCAAGTGCAATGTTTGACATATATAGAAGTGACGCTAAGATAATGCCTACGTTTTGGTCTAATAAAAAATATGATGATTTAATAGATAAAGCTAAAATAAAAATATGATATACTGAAATTAAATCATTTAATTTTTTAAGTGGAGGATTTCATGAATACAGAAAAGAATGATATAAAAAACATAATTGAAAAATCTCACATTAGAAGTGAAAAATATGGAATTAGAAAAGAGAGAATTGTTCCTAAAAAAATATCTGATAGTAATTATATAAATCATTGTTTAAAGAAAAATAAAGAGTTTTTTAAAATAGCTGTGCCCTTTATGAAAAAAATTCATAATATACTTAAAGGTTCTGGCTTTTTTATTGTTTTGACAGATAAGGAAGGTTGTATACTTAATATTGTAGGTGATGAAGATATACTAAAAAAAGCACATGAAATGAAGATCATTGTAGGAGCGTATATGGATGAAAAAAGCATTGGAACTAACGCAATGGGAATTGCAATAAGTGAGAATATGCCTATTCAAGTTTCAGCAAAAGAACATTTTCTAAATGCCTATCACAAATGGACTTGCTCAGCTGCACCTATTCACAATAAAAAGGGAGAGATTATTGGAACCTTAAATCTAACAGGTAAAAGTAGTGAAGTGCATCCTCATACTCTTGGATTAGTTGTTGCAGGGGTGGATTCAATAGAAAATGAATTGAATAATAGGATAATTAATAATAAGTTATTAGAGGCATATAATTACATGAATACTATAATGGACGCCATGCCTTATGGGATAATAGCTGTAAATAGTGATGGAATTATATTAAATTTAAATAAAGCAGCTTGTAATATATTTAATATATATGAAAAAGAATATATAAATAAGCATGTTAATTCAATGCTTGAGAATTGGGAAGAGATACTTAGAAAATGCTTTGCTAAAGATTCTTACAAGGAAATTGATGTTGTGATAAAAGTCGGGAATAAGAAAGAAAGATATAGTGAAGATATATTCCCCATAGAAAATGAAGATGGAGGGCTTATTGGCATAGTAATCACTTTAAAAGAGATACAAAGGGTATTTAATCTTGTAAACAAATATACTGGAATGAATGCTAGGTATACTTTTGATGATTTAATATGCGAAAGCAAATCTATGCGTGAAATTATAAGATTTGCAAAAAACATAGCTTTAAGTCCATCCACGGTTTTAATACAAGGGGAAAGTGGTACAGGCAAAGAGATGCTAGCTCAGGCTATACACAATTATAGCCATAAAAGGCAAGGACCTTTTGTTGCAATAAACTGTGGTGCCATACCTAAGAATTTAATTGAAAGTGAACTTTTTGGATATGAAGAAGGAACATTTACTGGAGCTAGAAAAGGGGGACGTCCTGGAAAGTTTGAACTTGCAAGTGGAGGAACTTTATTTTTAGATGAAATTGGAGAAATGCCTTTAGATATGCAAGTAAATTTGCTTAGAGTTCTTCAGGAGAGATGTGTTACAAGAATTGGTGGAAATAAAAATATACCTATTGATGTTAGAATAATTGCAGCTACCAATAAAGATCTGAAAAGTGCCATAGAAAAAGGAAGTTTCAGAGATGATTTGTATTATAGAATCAGTGTTATACCTATTTTTATCCCCCTCTAAGGGAAAGAAAAGAAGATATTGAGTCTCTTTTTAAACATTTTTTAAAGACAAAAGCCTATAAATTGCAAAAAGATATTCCTTATATTACTGAAGAATTAGATAAGAAAATTTTAAATTATAAATGGCCAGGA is part of the Haloimpatiens sp. FM7315 genome and harbors:
- a CDS encoding redox-sensing transcriptional repressor Rex encodes the protein MAVIKRLPKYHRYLRELIEIEVDRISSKELSEKIGFTASQIRQDLNNFGDFGQQGYGYNVKELYKEISGILGLNKVYSIIVVGAGNIGQAIANYSYFNKIGFSLRGIFDRNPKLIGLKINDVEVFDIDFLEEFLEKNSIDIGVICVPKESAQGVCDVLVANKVKGIWNFAPVDLQIKDQEDTVLENVHLSESLLTLTCLMNDAGI
- a CDS encoding ABC transporter substrate-binding protein; the protein is MKEDSHPKKLLQKGLKELCMDGDLSKIKVNFILGGIDQWNRTFGEYVQQMYKKSLGIEVKPEFVEWPVFLNRIDNGKYDVATMYWTSDYNDPSAMFDIYRSDAKIMPTFWSNKKYDDLIDKAKIKI